DNA sequence from the Dreissena polymorpha isolate Duluth1 chromosome 3, UMN_Dpol_1.0, whole genome shotgun sequence genome:
CATTGTTGTCTGCTGTTGCGCGTGGCGCCATTTCATCCTTCTATTTTGAAACCAGACCTTCACCTGAAATAACGATCACATGTGTGTATTATAGTGTTATTCGCATGTTTAAAGTTCATATTTTGGTAGCACACGTGTACACTCTACATAAACAATCACTTCGATCAAATACACAAATGCTACAATAAAAATTACTTCGATTATTACTGAAGCGTCTATGTGTTTGTGCGTGTTCTTCGCTCTTTGTTGTGATTGTTATCATGGTTATGGTATCACATGTTATTTACTTTTGAAGTaggaaataacattaaataaacttGAAATAGATATTACGTTTCGAACTTTTCGTGCGTGCAACACAAAACATCAACAAACCTGTGCGTCCGTAAGACCCAACATGGCAGCCAGCTGTCGTCTGTCGGGTTTGGTGACGTACTTCTGCACCTCGAAGCGCTTTTCGAGCCCCTTCCGTTGAAGGTTGGAGAACACGGCACGTGACCAGGACCGCTTCCGCTTAGTCTGGTTCCCAACGTTCACTTCCGTGCTAAGAACCGAGTAGGGCCCTGAAATTTAACGCGAGAGGTGACGTCATTGTTTGCATGTGACGTCATAGAAAGTTTATTTTCGAGAACGCATATCATGAATGGAGGAATCTCTGTGAACAGAGCAGATATAAGCCTACGCCGCACTTGTGAAATATGTGTACGTTATAAGGCTTTTGGCTTCACCATTTGCTGATTATTGCTCATACATTGAAATTTCTTAATGGCAGTCAGATTCTCGTTATTGTTGAGACAATCAATAGATAAAGGTGGAACTTACTGTCCaaacaaataaatgcataaatcccttttcataaatattaaattgaaaaatgttataataaataagttaagcatgttcttaaataaaaaaacaaaggaccgataattataatttttagatgCATCTCTAGAGTCAATCgagaatttaaaggggccttttcacagattttggcattttttaacttattcattaaatgctttatatcgataaatgtaaacattggatcgtaaaagctccagtaaaaaatcaagaataaaattaaaaaaaggaaaagaacattgcccggaccaggtttcgaaccagtgacccctggagtccttccagagtcctgaagtaaaaacgctttagcctactgatctattccgccgagtacatgtacctgaagtattttataccttatataagcaatcttcgtagtttcacaaaatttaacgacaaaaacagaactctccaaattattcaatcgtttcgcgttgcaacgctttataatttttaggttttaaaatcgtcaaaagatgcatataatggctatattagaccatggtaaatgttcagtattactgtttcctcacaaatatcataactaaaacgaaaatttgctaatctgaaacaacttttttcaatgttgtcaatttaccaaagcgtgaaaagatccctttaacgtcgTTGTTTGTTTATATGGCGGATTATTGTGGACATTTTTTTAGCAAGCGGTAAGTTTTAAATCAGGTGAAAGCTTCAATGcagaatatattattttttatcatgacTATTATATTGCCACTTTTTTCCTTGTCCATGTAGACACTGTTTGTTGACAAAACACGCATTATTAAAAGATACAGACGATAAAGATCGTCCGCATGAGCTTGATAATAATAGTTACACAAAGAAAAAGGTTTTTTTCTGTGtatgaatacaataaatatctCGAAAAGGCATCGActtatgttcattttttataaatacaataaatatcacgTAAAGGCATCGAATAACATGttcatttttatatgttttatacattGAGAACGCAAACGTTTTTTCTCATAAAGGTCTATTCACAAACATATGCAATATTCAGTCCATTTAACTGAGTTCATATGCACCATAGTGTAGTACGGAAAGTAATAAAATTGTTAGAAGGTGAAATAAAACTGCATTTTGGTGTTATTGGCGTTGATACTGCGTACGTCAATCCACCTTTTCAAGCATGTGAACATAGTTTGTTAGACCTTTTGACAAATTTAAACCAAATATATCTTTTCTAAAAGTCTTCTATACACTCGACCACAAGCTGACCAATCTTCCCTTGAATAACAATATAATCAGGGCGTTGAACTCGTAACAGCTTCTTTCTACAagtgaagcaaaaaaatcggatAAAAAAGTCGTGgtcaaaatttatattttacaccAGACAACACTTCGGAACGAAAATGTaccaaatgagttataaatgtaAAGTAAACTCCGCCATTGTTATTCCATGACAATCTCGCTTAAACCCAATTTATGCGTTATTTATGTTCATcctcttaaaggggcattttcacgttttggtaaattgacaaaaaaaaacaaacgaaTTGTATCAGATTCGCAcagtttcgttgtagttatgatattaatgaggaaacagtaatactgaacatttaccatgctctaaaatatcatatatgcatcttttaacgatttaagaccctgacaattataaagcgttgcaacgcgaaacgattgaataatttggagagttctgttcctgtcgttatattttgtgatactacgaggattgcttcaATATAACGTTTGTAATAGATCACCCAATGTATGAGTACGAATGACCGAGtgatctaagcgatagacttttactccatgggtcagtggttcaaacccagttgagggttatttttttttctttctttaattttattcttgttttttactggagctttttagatctaatgtttacatttatcagtataacgcatttaatgacaaacttcgatGCGCGAACATgtttgaaaaggtccctttaataagtATGAAGAATGAAATAATAATGCGTTGGTCAAACGAAAGGTGATTTTGTTAATGGTTTGGATGAAGCCACATATATCATCTGCCCATGctgttttattaaagtattacataaaataataaaggaAATGACCAACGAATTAAATTTACAAGAATGTAGTTACAAACTAATTCTTGAAACTATCGTATTATGGTTGAATAAATTGTGTACTAAATTTTTAATATGATTAGGttgtatgataaaaataaattaattgaatgtaTGTTAGTTACCATTAAGATTTAATTAACAAATCAAGAAGCATACAATATCTTTTGCAAAGAAATGAACCATTCGGAAAGTACACATTTTCCATTCTAATAATTATCACGCACTTACGttgaatatttttttggaaaggaatgtattattatattttgatcAGAAATGAAAAATCATAATAAAACAATTCATATTAATATGGTTCGCGTATTGAGAGATTCATGAATGTGTCATACTAGACCTCATTAAccatattgtatttattgtttgtttgtttgtttgaaactgaTGTTCAttggaaaaaatatttgatagttttaaataatttattgaataaacCACAGCATTTGATATTATTTTGCATAATTATTAAATAGCTTAATTGGCTCGAACCTCTTTGAAACGTTTTCAACTATTAGACATTGTCATATAACAACACAATTATTATTGTCAATATGTGCACATATTCAGAGGTTTAAATCCAATTTTAGTTTTAAGGATGATTCTTGTGAATATTTCATGTTTATCATAATTATCTTTATAAGTTGTTTATATGGTGTGATTAATGTCCCTTGATAAATGactattgcaaaagtatttcTGCATGCCCAATCAGGTACTAATCTACTATGATCTGATCTCGTTTTGTAAAGTATATCAACCCGTCGTGGAGCAAATTCGATTATTTCATTAATTACACTTGCAATACATTCACTTGTATAATTACACTTGCAATACATTCACTTGTATAATTACACTTGCAATACATTCACTTGTATAATTACACTTGCAATACCTTCACTTGTATAATTACACGAGCCTCACTCTggaaaaaaggggcttaatgcatgtgcgtaaagtgttgtcccgatACCGCCTGTTCAGtccgtacaagctaatcagggacaacattttcttaATTCATGTGTATGCATTCAACCCGATTGTCACAGAGCGAAGCTCAAATGATGGGTCTGAGAGTATATCTTTTCAGAAATTGCATTGCTATACTAATGAAACAGGAAAACAGAAGATAAAACAATACTACGACTTACAAAAATAGGCTCTACCTGGTAATAAATCTGAACCGGAAGGGGAGGCCGGGTAGTTTGGCGGCTGTAGGGCGTGCACGGCGCTCAATGCGTGGCTGTGGTACTGTGCATGCGCAGGATAACCGTGACATCCATCCAGTGTGCACTCACAACTCCCTCGGCTGCGTAGTTTTGCATAGCCCTTTATTTTAACGGAATCCtctgaaaatattaacataaatattgtcATCAATACTTGCATGTTTCGGTTTTTCTTTCGCATTGAAAAAcaagacttttctaacgcatcgcAGAAATATCTCCGTGAACAGTGATtgatttgttatatatttattgtcaAGTCTTTTTTCGCGATACCTTCAAAAGTTTCTTCTCGTTTTCTAACAAACCGATCAATTACAACACTTGTTTCTGTACATAAAGatgaatattaaacatagcattaaattaaatataacaccaAAACTAAGTTAACTCCGTTGTTTagtttaatattaacaaaataatcacTTTTTCGTGCGgtttatgttaaacaaataaattcattttgaaaCTATGCTGGTAAATGCATAATAAGATGTAGATTTACCTTTTCCGAAATCATCTGAGAGAATTTTGCTTATTCCGAACTTCAGTTCCTTGTTCGCCTGTAGATGACCTCGACACGACCCCTGTGACTCACCGACCTTCAGAGGACTCGAACCCCTGTACCCCCGCGGGCCAGTGCTACAGAGCGCTCTCAGTGGCTCGAGGGCAGACGGGAGAGTGCAGCCGCCGCCACTGTTCTTGACGCTAAAGTCAATGACGCCATCCGGGCCGGGAGTTGCACCCTCTTTTCGTTTCTCATCGCGCCCGAAACCGCCTGCAAAATATCTTGATGGCGGCGCTAGGTCGCTATCCCTGGGTATAGCGTCGAACTTTCTTAGCGTTCCGTTAGACTGACCGGCGGAATACTTGGTCGCGTTAAGCTGCATGAGTTCTGCCAGATTAATGTCCGCTTTCTTTGATATACTTTGTATCCAGTAGGGGTTCCAATAATATACCGGCGCCGGTACCTGTATGCACCCGGAACACGTGTTCAAAAACATTGTTAAGTATTGCAGAATAATTACcttaatttatgtttatatacaATGTTAAAATACCTTTCCTGTTATTCCAACAGTATTAAATGATTTCACATGATTAACAAAGCTACTATATCGTCAAACGTTAAAAATTCTAACATTTGAATCAACTACGTATGCAATTATTTCACATAATCAAACACTTCCGTTTATTTAGCGGCGTGAAGCTCAAAAGTGCAAATCTTTAAGACTCCGAATGCGCGGTTCTCCGAAATGATACCAATTAATTTGGAGCGCTGAATTTTGACACAGAGCACCTCGAATTTCGATAGGTTGTAACATAGATACCCCTTGTCTTAACGTAAGCCGCTAATAAGCCCCGCCGATTGGTCCGTGAAATTTATCATCGGAGTTTTATGAGGTGCTAAGCGCGCGAATTCTTGGTAATTACCCTCACTAAGGGGGTGGGGCGTGTCTGCCAGGAAGGGGCGTGGCCGACGCCAGATTACCTCGGGAATATGAGACTTCACAAATCTAACAAAATGATAGTGAATGAATTGATGAACACAACTGGTAAATTCACTTCAatttaaacttcttttttttataaacaaaaacgccgaataattaatttttattgagcCATGAAcaataagaaacaaaataaaaggtTAATTACGTGCATATACCCGGTTAAACGACCAATGATTATGTACTTGTATGTAAATTGCAAAGTTTGTAATAGTTCCAGCGTTAAAATTTTGAAATTCATCctttttattatattgacattCTTACAAAATGTAACAAAGTTACAGTAATGCATATCACAGTTGAATATCCGGTGACTTAAAAATATTATACAGCTTAACAAAGATAGTAACATTTTTACCAAATCAGTTCTAGTTTAACTATGCCGTAAAACTCTTTCTGAAGAACTGGAAGCTTTTACCAACAAGCAAAAAAACTTGCAGCcaaagaaagtatttttttaaattttcctGAAGAGGTCTGTATTTTGTTTTATGACAAACCACGTTATACATGATTTCTTTTACAAATGACACCTGGACAAATGTTGAAGCTTGTCGATATTCGGTTGtagaaaacatgtatttaatattgttGCAATAACTAATCATGAACGAATGATATTGTGAACACGTTTAACTGCCGCGAACACCTTACCAATTGAAAAAATCTCAATTATAGATTTGAATATTCAGTTTTAACAGGAAGGGAAGTCACATACGAATTAAGCCCCGCTACAGGAAAACCTGGCTTAATACAATCCGCGCAGtccaatcaggaacgacactttccgcttgtgttgactttttgttaaaaggaagtctcgtTCATACTCATTTTTACTGGATTTTCACTTTCTGACAATTGTATTTTCGAACAAGCCTTACAAATTCTTCACGCCCGAAAATGGTAAACGTAGAATTGAATTGATCTCATAGTTCTCTTTACGATTATTAACCACGTGTCTTCTCGCCGGGCGCGCGTcaaataaaattatcattcaCGCGCACGTCAAACGGCCCGGAACGAATCGATCTAATACAAACGTTCCGGAACGAATCTGTATAAATACAGTGTTGCCACCAGGCGTGATGCCATAGGGTTCGCATAAACTGTTATGAACGTGTCATATTACTAGAGGAGTAGTACTATATAACGTTGTTTAGATATTCAAACCTACACAAGTATGTAGGAAGCAGGACGGAAATGCAATAAAAAGGCCTAACTGTAAACGTGTTCGGTATGTTATATTGTTATACCAAAATAGAGGTTCGCTGTCACGTCATAGTGGTATTTCTTTAACACACTCATGACCACGCATGTGTGGTCAGAAGGAGCAAAACACAATGCATACAATTTCAGTTAGTTCATAATACTATTTCACATGTTCATTTCAAGTTTCAGCAAGGATCTGTTCGTCCGCGTGTTCCCTTTGCCATTTACTGACAATATAACATGTTTAAGGAATAAGATAATGCCCACTTATATTGCTATGCcttgtattgaccgttccaatgaaGAGAACCCGTATTTATTGATTGACGTCTCAGCTCTTCAAGCGTGTTTGTCATGTGTCTAATGGTATGACAATGTGTCACTTGCATCAATTCAAGAACCTCGTGGTGCTGTTAAAATGATCTCACTGCAGATTAACTGGTGTTTCAGTTTGATTATTTTCTCACGTCATTAATGATGAACATTATATATCAAAAACTATTATCttgaattattatatatatatatatatatatatatatatatatatatatatatatatatatatatatatatatatatatatatatatatatatatatatatatatatatatatatattaataattcgATGCATTAATTGCCGCGTTATAAATTAGTCAATATAACTCATGGGCAgaaatacaattgtattaaacTTGATTCTGCTTATTCTAGTACCGTAAGAATCTTAATGCAAGTTTATATTCCGTATGTATTGAACATCATAAATTAGCCTCCGTTATCACATTTGCCTCGATTATTTCGTTATTTACTGTAATAAACACACAAGGAAAGCTTTTCAATAAAATGGTTTATATATTGCTGCCTGAATCTTGActgaaattatataaatatgtcaCAAACGATTGTAATCAACAGAGATATATTGCACAATTCTGCGCAACTATTTCCCGCACGCTAGCAATTTTACGAGCGGCCCTGTCTTTCTTTAATTATGAAGCTAtttatattattacatatttcattattactgcaaaaacatgtgtttttttataacaacactATCATTCAAATGTTAAGGTGTATAATGCATTTGTGTCAAACTCTAAGGAATATCaatgttatattgataaataatcGTTGCAAAAAATGCCAGATGATGTTTCTAAACTCTGGCCACCTGGGAATATTACTGTGCAATGTTTCCTTATCAAGGGATGGATTGACACCCTAATGTTTATATAGCAGTAttagaaaaaaagtaaaatatacataaaacatcATATCTGCCCGTGATATTAAATTCTCATAATTCTCATCCAACTTATGAGCAATAAAAATGATTTTCGAACCGAGATTTGATAGTGTCAGTGGTTTTTAAAACTTGAACATCTGTCTAGTGTTGGCTTTGCAATCATTTTtccaaatatatttttgtacatttttttaatagaaGCTATTATCTGTTTTTCGAGAAATATAAATGCAGAGACCATCCAAAATCGACTGAATGCAGACCGATATATGCCCTGTTTCTTTGTTTGCAAGCCGTTACaataaatttaaagtaaaaaactTCCTTATTTTACATAATCATTGTTAGATAGTGTAAGCAGAATTGATTAAAACaactaaataaaaataagaacaattatgtacatgtagtaGTTTTTGTAagtgaacatttgtttaaatgtcatttattaaatatCTTTTAGGATAATagttattaagatttttttttatgtttatatcgTTGTGAAAAATGCCAAAAGGTATATTATTTCGCTAATAATGATTAAACATATACATTCAAGTACCATGTTAGAAAGCAAAGTCGTCGTTTGTTGTTAATGAAGCCCATCCTCCATTTGAGCGAGTCAGCAACCTTGGCAGCGAATTGTTCAGAAGTGAGTGGTTGAATGCGCGAGTCCATGCACCGTTAAACAGACAACCGAGCGGCCACTTCCCGGGGGCGCGCGTCAACGCCCTAATGATCGACACCCACGGGGAGACTTGCCATTGACACTAATGTCCCGGCCCATGGGCTGTGTTTACGGACCAGTGGGtcgccattttgtttgtaaacatgcGTGTTTATACATACTGTGGCGAAATGGGTTTTTGATGCGCTGGTAACGGTTTTAAAAATATCGGGGGCCATAGGAGTACTCTTGGCAGTTACGAATTAAATGTGTTAACGGCACTCATAGATTTTACGTccacactttttttaaacattcaattatACTGTTAGTTACGGTTGTTGAAACTTATTAGTTTCTCCGTTCAGTCTATTGTTCTGTCATCAATTTCACGTAAGCCTATATCAGCGCTAGATTTGCCACCAGGTTTGTAGTAATAATACCGTTTAGTTTCAGGTTTTTAATATGCTTTTGATATAAAGaacatcttcagccgacttcactcaacccatttatacctagcgtctagaaaaaaggcattggcaaacagcttagacccagatgagacgccgcatgatgcggcgtctcatctgggtctgcgctgtttgcttaaagaatttctgtaagatagaaatatagaaataaaaatactagacatccctagttttggaaataaattgatccaatttagaaggatgggagagtccactaggcataaa
Encoded proteins:
- the LOC127873522 gene encoding H2.0-like homeobox protein isoform X1; the protein is MFLNTCSGCIQVPAPVYYWNPYWIQSISKKADINLAELMQLNATKYSAGQSNGTLRKFDAIPRDSDLAPPSRYFAGGFGRDEKRKEGATPGPDGVIDFSVKNSGGGCTLPSALEPLRALCSTGPRGYRGSSPLKVGESQGSCRGHLQANKELKFGISKILSDDFGKEDSVKIKGYAKLRSRGSCECTLDGCHGYPAHAQYHSHALSAVHALQPPNYPASPSGSDLLPGRAYFWPYSVLSTEVNVGNQTKRKRSWSRAVFSNLQRKGLEKRFEVQKYVTKPDRRQLAAMLGLTDAQVKVWFQNRRMKWRHAQQQTTMDTEEVTEVERGAAGEKPEEDATSVIEPNNANLNINTTMDVTDIDSDSSSESDGSFQQRAGSLTERYEGPVSGDRSSLEDETLPEPLDYPMH
- the LOC127873522 gene encoding H2.0-like homeobox protein isoform X2 produces the protein MFLNTCSGCIQVPAPVYYWNPYWIQSISKKADINLAELMQLNATKYSAGQSNGTLRKFDAIPRDSDLAPPSRYFAGGFGRDEKRKEGATPGPDGVIDFSVKNSGGGCTLPSALEPLRALCSTGPRGYRGSSPLKVGESQGSCRGHLQANKELKFGISKILSDDFGKEDSVKIKGYAKLRSRGSCECTLDGCHGYPAHAQYHSHALSAVHALQPPNYPASPSGSDLLPGPYSVLSTEVNVGNQTKRKRSWSRAVFSNLQRKGLEKRFEVQKYVTKPDRRQLAAMLGLTDAQVKVWFQNRRMKWRHAQQQTTMDTEEVTEVERGAAGEKPEEDATSVIEPNNANLNINTTMDVTDIDSDSSSESDGSFQQRAGSLTERYEGPVSGDRSSLEDETLPEPLDYPMH